The Gemmatimonadota bacterium genome has a segment encoding these proteins:
- the sucD gene encoding succinate--CoA ligase subunit alpha, protein MSILVDANTRVVVQGITGRDGSFHTRQMAAYGTNVVAGVTPGKGEQDLDGIPVFDTLEEAASATGANTSIIYVRPAFAADAIHEAIVAEMDLVICITEGIPTLDMARVYAVLQGSGVRLLGPNCPGAITPGVTKVGIMPGHIHRPGHVGVVSRSGTLTYEIVHQLTSAGIGQSTCLGIGGDPIIGTGFIDALEAFEADPDTHAVVMIGEIGGSDEERAAEFVRQHMEKPVVGFIAGRTAPPGKRMGHAGAIISGGTGGAEEKVSALNEAGIPVADRSADVVDLIRSALA, encoded by the coding sequence ATGAGCATCCTGGTTGACGCAAACACCCGCGTCGTCGTGCAGGGGATCACCGGCAGGGACGGTTCCTTCCACACGCGCCAGATGGCGGCCTACGGCACGAACGTCGTGGCCGGGGTCACACCGGGGAAGGGCGAGCAGGACCTGGACGGCATCCCGGTCTTCGATACCCTCGAGGAAGCAGCCTCGGCGACCGGCGCCAACACGTCCATCATCTACGTCCGCCCCGCCTTCGCGGCCGACGCGATCCACGAGGCCATCGTCGCCGAAATGGACCTGGTGATCTGCATCACGGAAGGCATCCCCACGCTGGACATGGCCAGGGTCTACGCCGTTCTGCAGGGCTCCGGCGTACGGCTCCTGGGACCGAACTGCCCCGGCGCCATCACACCCGGAGTCACCAAGGTGGGCATCATGCCGGGCCATATACACCGGCCCGGACACGTGGGCGTGGTCTCCCGCAGCGGAACGCTGACCTACGAGATCGTCCACCAGTTGACGTCCGCGGGCATCGGCCAGTCAACCTGCCTGGGCATCGGCGGCGACCCGATCATCGGCACGGGTTTCATCGACGCCCTCGAGGCCTTCGAAGCGGATCCGGATACCCACGCCGTGGTCATGATCGGCGAGATCGGCGGCTCCGACGAGGAACGGGCGGCCGAGTTCGTGCGGCAGCACATGGAGAAGCCGGTGGTCGGTTTCATCGCGGGCCGCACCGCGCCTCCCGGCAAGCGCATGGGACACGCCGGAGCGATCATATCGGGGGGAACGGGCGGCGCCGAGGAGAAAGTGAGCGCGCTGAACGAGGCGGGCATTCCAGTAGCCGACCGGTCGGCCGACGTGGTGGATTTGATCCGGTCCGCACTCGCCTGA
- the sucC gene encoding ADP-forming succinate--CoA ligase subunit beta — protein sequence MNIHEFQAKGIFARHGMAIPPEQVARTPEDARRIAEELGTRVVVKAQVHVGGRGKAGGVKLASTPDEAFEVAGRILGMDIKGLTVRQVLVAEAVEIEHEAYVGIILDRQTRRPVFMVSAAGGVDIEEVARDTPEKIHKLAVDPLLGLLPYQARSLAYKLYSDPAQVKQAAGMLARLYDAFIESDASLAEINPLVTTPEGKLWALDGKMNIDDNALFRHEDIEDMRDPESEEPTEAEARDADLSFVKLDGDIGCIVNGAGLAMATMDMVKFYGGMPANFLDIGGSSNPDKVVTAMNIITSDDRVKAVLFNIFGGITRCDDVANGIVTALDRIAAGPGGPLTLPIVIRLTGTNEAEGRKILESVGLVAVDTMAEAVQKAVALGKGAK from the coding sequence TTGAACATACACGAATTCCAGGCAAAGGGGATATTCGCCCGGCACGGGATGGCGATCCCTCCGGAACAGGTAGCCCGGACGCCCGAAGACGCCCGGCGTATCGCGGAGGAACTGGGCACGAGAGTGGTGGTCAAGGCCCAGGTGCACGTGGGCGGACGGGGCAAGGCGGGCGGCGTGAAGCTGGCCTCGACGCCCGATGAAGCCTTCGAGGTCGCGGGCCGGATCCTGGGCATGGACATCAAAGGGCTGACGGTCCGGCAGGTCCTCGTGGCCGAAGCGGTGGAGATCGAGCACGAAGCCTACGTCGGGATCATACTCGACCGGCAGACCAGGCGGCCGGTTTTCATGGTCAGCGCGGCGGGCGGCGTCGATATCGAGGAAGTCGCACGGGATACGCCGGAGAAGATCCACAAACTGGCCGTGGATCCCCTGCTCGGGCTGCTCCCGTACCAGGCCCGGTCCCTGGCTTACAAACTCTATTCCGATCCCGCACAGGTCAAACAGGCCGCCGGCATGCTCGCCCGGCTCTACGACGCCTTTATCGAAAGCGACGCGTCCCTGGCGGAGATCAACCCCCTCGTGACCACGCCGGAAGGCAAGTTGTGGGCGCTGGACGGCAAGATGAACATCGACGACAACGCCCTGTTCAGGCACGAGGATATCGAGGACATGCGCGATCCCGAATCCGAAGAGCCCACCGAGGCCGAGGCACGGGACGCGGACCTCAGCTTCGTCAAGCTCGACGGCGACATCGGTTGCATCGTCAACGGCGCCGGGCTGGCCATGGCGACCATGGACATGGTGAAGTTCTATGGCGGCATGCCCGCCAACTTTCTCGATATCGGCGGCAGCTCGAACCCGGACAAGGTCGTCACCGCCATGAACATCATCACGTCCGACGACAGGGTCAAGGCCGTGCTTTTCAACATATTCGGCGGGATCACGCGCTGCGACGACGTGGCCAATGGTATCGTGACCGCCCTGGACCGCATCGCCGCCGGGCCCGGCGGGCCGCTCACACTGCCCATCGTCATCCGGCTCACCGGGACCAATGAAGCGGAGGGCCGGAAAATACTCGAATCCGTGGGACTCGTCGCCGTCGACACCATGGCGGAAGCCGTTCAGAAGGCCGTAGCACTCGGGAAGGGGGCGAAATGA
- a CDS encoding peptide ABC transporter substrate-binding protein, giving the protein MVLRAVRTWSGLPGVVEEPTRVSGTAQVSGSGRVATNLSSGIPGVKRPGLIILCFSIDPGMKGWSFYRKHAQPHTKEARTMSSHAFAVRALLLVFFCAPACGGDESAQVQTASGPVINSLGKQLPPDAAPLHEQILMYFIEEPKTLDVSLDNYGVKGSDPFLFERLTMFDADDVLRAGAADRWEPSEDGRTWTFHLREGARWSDGRAVTAHDFEYTFKRFLDPDEGNVFAFLFYNIKNARDFNHGKITDRDSVGVRAIDDLTLEIEAEAPCPYLPHIMAYNSAAPVPPWQVEKHGRRWTEPGNMVTNYSYKLDEWITDRYISYELNPYYNGPYPGYLEQIKLKFIIAGTHPGITPYENNEVDRQGVFAQYLGEIDNSPELTRELTSNPHFQTWYLFFQTAVPPFDDVRIRRAVSHAIDRETICRVILQGHGTPAYTMLPPNFPGYTGDALKAIQRFDPPEARRLLAEAGYPDGRGLPPIEFWLRQADATQMSIAQAIQGMLNETLGMRVEIRNQEIGLYMDNMYQYTIPFGLIPYQYDYPDPDNMLSQVWHSQPVGHGRHDWKNEAFDRLLQAGGTTLDHDQRMAYYAQAERILVEDVGGVFIYHTHVLDLRKPWFKGLDPNAWGQDLFWGNRTTMMDIYIGNNVEKRVF; this is encoded by the coding sequence ATGGTTTTGCGTGCGGTTCGGACATGGTCGGGACTGCCTGGCGTGGTTGAAGAGCCGACTCGGGTGAGCGGGACGGCTCAGGTGAGCGGGTCGGGTCGGGTCGCCACCAACCTATCTTCCGGCATCCCCGGTGTCAAGAGACCCGGTCTGATCATCCTGTGCTTTTCTATTGACCCGGGTATGAAAGGGTGGTCATTTTACAGGAAACACGCACAACCCCATACTAAGGAAGCACGTACTATGTCCTCCCACGCCTTCGCGGTCCGTGCCCTCCTCCTCGTTTTCTTCTGCGCGCCGGCCTGCGGCGGCGACGAAAGCGCCCAGGTTCAGACCGCCAGCGGTCCCGTGATCAACAGCCTGGGGAAGCAGTTGCCGCCCGACGCCGCCCCGTTGCACGAACAGATCCTGATGTACTTCATCGAAGAGCCCAAGACGCTGGACGTGAGTCTGGACAATTACGGTGTCAAGGGCTCGGATCCCTTTTTATTCGAACGCCTTACCATGTTTGACGCGGACGATGTCCTCAGGGCCGGTGCGGCCGACCGGTGGGAGCCGTCCGAGGACGGGCGGACCTGGACGTTCCATCTCAGGGAGGGGGCCCGGTGGAGCGACGGCAGAGCAGTGACTGCCCACGATTTCGAATATACCTTCAAGCGCTTCCTGGACCCGGACGAAGGCAATGTGTTCGCCTTCCTCTTCTACAACATCAAGAACGCGCGGGACTTCAATCATGGCAAGATCACTGACCGGGACTCGGTGGGCGTGCGCGCCATCGACGACCTGACCCTCGAGATCGAAGCCGAAGCGCCCTGTCCCTATCTTCCCCACATCATGGCCTACAATTCCGCGGCACCCGTACCCCCGTGGCAGGTGGAGAAACACGGCCGCCGCTGGACCGAGCCGGGGAATATGGTCACCAATTACAGTTACAAGCTGGATGAATGGATCACGGACCGGTACATTTCCTACGAGCTGAATCCTTACTACAACGGTCCCTACCCGGGCTATCTCGAGCAAATCAAGCTGAAGTTCATCATCGCCGGCACCCACCCCGGCATCACGCCTTACGAAAATAACGAGGTCGATCGCCAGGGCGTCTTTGCCCAGTACCTGGGCGAGATCGACAACAGTCCCGAACTGACTCGGGAATTGACCTCCAATCCCCACTTCCAGACCTGGTACCTCTTCTTCCAGACCGCCGTGCCACCCTTCGACGACGTGCGGATCCGAAGGGCGGTCAGCCACGCCATCGACCGGGAGACCATCTGCAGGGTCATCCTGCAGGGGCACGGCACCCCCGCCTACACCATGCTGCCGCCCAACTTCCCCGGGTACACGGGCGACGCGCTCAAGGCCATACAGCGGTTCGATCCGCCCGAGGCCCGGCGACTGCTCGCGGAAGCCGGCTATCCGGATGGAAGGGGACTTCCACCCATCGAATTCTGGCTGCGCCAGGCGGATGCGACCCAGATGTCCATCGCCCAGGCGATCCAGGGCATGCTGAATGAGACCCTCGGCATGCGCGTCGAGATCCGGAACCAGGAGATCGGTCTGTACATGGACAACATGTACCAGTATACCATCCCTTTCGGACTGATCCCCTACCAGTACGATTATCCCGATCCCGACAACATGCTGTCTCAGGTCTGGCATTCCCAGCCGGTTGGCCACGGGCGGCACGACTGGAAAAACGAAGCGTTCGACCGGTTGCTGCAGGCAGGCGGCACAACCCTGGACCACGATCAGCGCATGGCGTATTACGCGCAGGCGGAGCGCATCCTGGTGGAGGACGTGGGTGGCGTATTCATCTACCACACCCATGTGCTGGACCTGCGCAAACCCTGGTTCAAGGGACTCGATCCGAATGCCTGGGGTCAGGATCTCTTCTGGGGTAACCGGACCACCATGATGGATATCTATATCGGTAACAACGTAGAAAAACGGGTGTTTTGA
- the xylB gene encoding xylulokinase: MRHLIGIDIGTSGIKTIIVDERGGLAARAFEEIPLHTPRPNWAEQDPADWWRAASNTVREAMGAAGVAAESIAGIGLSGQMHSSVLLDERDEVLRPSILWCDTRTSDQCRWITDQAGEENLVDWVSNPALEGFTAPKLVWVRDHEPQVYDRIRRVLLPKDYIRFRMTGEFAMEVSDAAGTLLFDVRRRRWSGAMLDAIGLPAEFLPPTFESIDVCGHVTEEVAADMGLKPGTPVVGGGADNTCGAVGAGIVRSGRILASLGTSGVVFAHTDDVRVDPELRVHTFCHSVPDKWYLMGVTLFAGGAFQWLRNTLGEVEVSAARMLDTDPYELLTAQAARAPAGSEGLVFLPYLMGERTPHKDANARGAFIGITGRHGRPHMIRSVMEGVTFALRDSMEIMRELGLSLGQVRSTGGGARSDLWRQIQADVYGAEVVTVNAEEGPAFGAAILAAVGTGVYDTVEEAADDLVDVVSRTEPDPETSERYEECYGIFKSMYPSLKPGFDALGGMVSKQT, from the coding sequence ATGAGACACCTGATCGGCATCGACATCGGCACCTCGGGCATCAAGACGATCATTGTCGACGAACGGGGCGGCCTGGCGGCCCGGGCCTTCGAGGAGATCCCCCTGCACACGCCCCGTCCCAACTGGGCCGAACAGGATCCGGCGGACTGGTGGCGCGCCGCGTCGAATACGGTGCGCGAAGCCATGGGCGCCGCCGGCGTAGCAGCCGAATCCATCGCCGGGATCGGCCTGTCGGGACAAATGCACAGTTCGGTCCTGCTGGATGAACGGGACGAGGTGCTCCGGCCTTCCATCCTGTGGTGCGATACGCGGACGTCCGATCAGTGCCGCTGGATCACGGACCAGGCGGGCGAGGAGAACCTGGTGGACTGGGTGTCCAATCCGGCCCTCGAAGGCTTCACCGCGCCCAAGCTGGTCTGGGTCCGCGACCACGAACCCCAGGTATACGACCGCATCCGGAGGGTCCTGCTGCCCAAGGACTACATCCGGTTCCGCATGACCGGCGAATTCGCCATGGAAGTTTCCGACGCCGCGGGCACGCTGCTGTTCGACGTACGGCGGCGGAGATGGTCCGGCGCCATGCTTGACGCCATCGGCCTGCCGGCGGAATTCCTGCCGCCCACCTTCGAATCCATCGACGTCTGCGGCCACGTGACGGAAGAGGTGGCCGCGGATATGGGACTGAAGCCCGGCACGCCCGTCGTCGGGGGAGGGGCCGACAACACCTGCGGCGCCGTGGGCGCCGGCATCGTCCGGTCCGGCCGGATCCTGGCCAGCCTGGGTACGTCGGGCGTGGTCTTCGCCCACACCGACGACGTCCGCGTGGACCCGGAACTGCGCGTCCATACCTTCTGTCACAGCGTCCCCGACAAGTGGTACCTCATGGGGGTGACGCTCTTCGCGGGGGGCGCCTTCCAGTGGCTGCGCAATACCCTGGGCGAAGTCGAGGTCAGTGCGGCCCGGATGCTGGACACCGATCCCTATGAGCTGCTGACGGCCCAGGCGGCCCGCGCGCCGGCGGGCAGCGAGGGCCTGGTGTTTCTCCCCTACCTCATGGGCGAGCGTACCCCCCACAAGGACGCCAACGCGCGGGGCGCGTTCATCGGCATAACGGGACGGCACGGCCGCCCCCACATGATCCGCTCCGTGATGGAAGGCGTGACCTTCGCCCTGCGGGATTCCATGGAAATCATGCGGGAACTCGGACTGTCCCTCGGTCAGGTCCGTTCCACGGGCGGCGGCGCGCGGAGCGATCTCTGGCGGCAGATCCAGGCAGATGTCTACGGGGCGGAAGTCGTCACCGTGAACGCCGAGGAAGGTCCCGCCTTCGGTGCCGCCATCCTGGCCGCGGTCGGCACAGGCGTGTACGACACGGTCGAGGAAGCCGCGGACGACCTGGTCGACGTCGTGTCCCGGACGGAACCGGACCCGGAGACATCGGAACGCTACGAGGAGTGTTACGGGATCTTCAAATCCATGTACCCGTCCCTCAAACCGGGCTTCGACGCCCTGGGCGGCATGGTGAGCAAGCAGACGTAA
- the acpP gene encoding acyl carrier protein — translation MEDRVKEIIAEQLGVDGDQVTDNASFTDDLGADSLDTVELVMALEEEFDLEIPDEDAEKIVTVGDAIKYLQSNLDG, via the coding sequence ATGGAAGACCGCGTAAAGGAGATCATCGCCGAACAACTGGGTGTGGACGGTGACCAGGTCACCGACAATGCCTCGTTCACCGACGACCTGGGCGCCGACTCGCTCGATACGGTCGAACTTGTCATGGCCCTCGAAGAAGAGTTCGATCTCGAGATCCCCGATGAGGATGCCGAGAAGATCGTCACGGTCGGCGACGCGATCAAGTATCTCCAGTCCAATTTAGACGGCTGA
- the fabG gene encoding 3-oxoacyl-[acyl-carrier-protein] reductase: MRGLQDKVTIVTGGAQGIGSAVAERFAAEGARIVLTSRDGAKAQEAADALNRQGGDARGVSLSIDDRDSVKSLVDTVVEDYGSIDVLINNAATVRDTLLMRMKQDDWDEVIHVNLGGVFACTQAVIRQMMRQRSGRIINMTSIVGLTGNPGQANYAASKAGIIGFTKSVAKEVGSRGITVNAIAPGYIETAMTEALPETVRSAFLDATPLSRAGQPDDVAGIAAFLASDDAAFVTGQVMRVDGGMGM; the protein is encoded by the coding sequence TTGCGGGGTTTACAAGACAAGGTCACCATCGTAACGGGCGGAGCGCAGGGAATCGGTTCCGCCGTCGCGGAACGTTTTGCAGCGGAAGGCGCACGGATCGTCCTGACCAGTCGCGACGGGGCTAAGGCGCAGGAAGCCGCCGACGCGCTGAACCGCCAGGGCGGCGATGCCCGGGGCGTTTCCCTGAGTATCGATGACCGGGACAGCGTGAAGAGTCTGGTCGACACCGTGGTCGAGGACTACGGGTCCATCGACGTCCTGATCAACAACGCGGCGACGGTCAGGGACACGCTCCTGATGCGCATGAAACAGGATGACTGGGACGAGGTCATCCACGTGAACCTGGGCGGCGTGTTCGCCTGTACGCAGGCCGTGATCCGCCAGATGATGCGGCAGCGAAGCGGCAGGATCATCAACATGACCTCGATCGTGGGGCTGACGGGCAACCCGGGCCAGGCCAACTACGCCGCTTCCAAGGCCGGGATCATCGGTTTCACCAAATCGGTGGCGAAAGAGGTGGGCAGCAGGGGCATCACGGTCAACGCGATCGCCCCGGGGTATATCGAAACGGCCATGACGGAAGCGCTTCCCGAGACGGTGCGGTCCGCGTTCCTGGATGCCACACCGCTGTCTCGGGCCGGACAACCCGATGACGTCGCCGGCATCGCGGCCTTTCTGGCGTCCGACGACGCCGCTTTCGTAACCGGCCAGGTGATGCGCGTCGACGGCGGCATGGGCATGTGA
- a CDS encoding 50S ribosomal protein L32, which produces MALPKRRQSRARSRKRRTHWVLQMPTLVECSHCGEMKRAHRVCPHCGHYQGREVQEVEAI; this is translated from the coding sequence ATGGCCCTGCCCAAGCGACGCCAATCTCGGGCACGGAGTCGTAAGCGCCGTACGCACTGGGTGCTGCAGATGCCGACGCTGGTGGAATGCTCTCATTGCGGGGAGATGAAACGCGCGCACCGCGTTTGTCCCCACTGCGGACACTACCAGGGAAGGGAAGTCCAGGAAGTCGAAGCGATTTAG
- a CDS encoding DUF177 domain-containing protein: MQIAIEHLAEGLHPIHLEDTPAADFIPDEECRFASPIKVDGTLTVSENSLVLQAEIAVSMTFSCGRCLEEVEEHISGEIATYYEKTDRAIPDGEELTESDDVEILDYSAKTIDLSRRIAELVNLNIPMKPLCSEACKGLCPDCGRNLNESACSCGTRQMDPRWHTLKTLLKED, encoded by the coding sequence ATGCAAATAGCGATCGAGCATCTGGCCGAAGGTCTGCATCCCATCCACCTGGAAGACACGCCCGCCGCCGATTTCATTCCGGACGAGGAATGCCGTTTCGCTTCACCCATCAAGGTGGACGGCACGCTGACAGTCTCCGAGAATTCGCTCGTGCTGCAGGCCGAAATCGCGGTCTCCATGACTTTCTCCTGCGGCCGGTGCCTCGAAGAGGTCGAAGAACATATCAGCGGAGAGATCGCGACCTACTACGAGAAGACCGACCGGGCCATACCCGATGGCGAGGAGCTGACCGAATCGGACGACGTGGAGATCCTGGACTACAGCGCGAAGACGATCGACCTCAGTCGGCGCATCGCCGAACTCGTCAACCTGAATATTCCCATGAAACCCCTGTGCAGCGAAGCATGCAAGGGCCTCTGTCCCGATTGCGGCAGGAACCTCAACGAGAGCGCCTGCAGTTGCGGAACTCGGCAGATGGACCCACGCTGGCACACCTTGAAAACGTTATTGAAGGAGGATTAA
- the fabF gene encoding beta-ketoacyl-ACP synthase II yields the protein MAERVVVTGMGVLSPVGLTLDTYWKALCAGRSGVGPITKFDVSAFPAKIAAELKDFNAADYIDRKEVRRMDENVQYAVIAAQMAIDDSGLDLDAEDRDRIGVVMGTGVGGIWTFENQHTNLVHKGPGRVSPFFIPMMIADMAPGHISMIHGLKGPNYTTVSACSSGAHGIGDAFRILQHGDADVMVTGGTEASISPMAVAGFSNMRALSLRNDEPERASRPFDAQRDGFVLGEGAGMVVLETLAHAKQRGATIYAELAGYAATADAFHITQPHESGEGAARSMHLALRNAGLAVAEIDYINAHGTSTPFNDRIETLAIKKVFGDHAHSLAISSTKSLVGHLLGASGGVEFIATTLSVARDYVHPTINYEEP from the coding sequence GTGGCTGAACGCGTTGTCGTCACCGGTATGGGCGTCCTGAGTCCCGTGGGTCTCACGCTCGATACCTACTGGAAGGCCCTTTGCGCGGGTCGGAGCGGCGTAGGGCCCATTACGAAATTCGATGTAAGCGCCTTTCCGGCGAAAATCGCCGCCGAATTAAAGGACTTCAACGCGGCGGACTACATCGACCGGAAAGAAGTGCGGCGAATGGACGAGAACGTCCAATACGCCGTGATTGCGGCGCAGATGGCGATCGACGACTCCGGGCTGGATCTCGACGCCGAAGATCGGGACCGCATCGGGGTGGTAATGGGTACGGGCGTAGGCGGGATCTGGACCTTCGAAAACCAACATACCAACCTGGTACACAAGGGCCCCGGGCGCGTGAGTCCCTTTTTCATCCCCATGATGATCGCCGACATGGCACCCGGCCATATCTCGATGATTCATGGGTTGAAAGGGCCCAACTACACCACGGTATCGGCCTGTTCAAGCGGTGCGCACGGCATCGGCGACGCGTTCCGGATCCTGCAGCACGGGGACGCGGACGTCATGGTCACCGGCGGTACGGAGGCCAGCATTTCCCCCATGGCCGTGGCCGGGTTCAGCAACATGCGGGCCCTTTCCCTGCGAAACGACGAGCCGGAACGGGCCAGCAGGCCCTTCGATGCCCAGCGGGACGGATTCGTGCTCGGTGAAGGCGCCGGCATGGTCGTCCTCGAGACCCTGGCTCACGCGAAGCAGCGCGGTGCGACGATCTACGCCGAACTGGCGGGCTATGCCGCGACGGCGGATGCCTTTCATATCACCCAACCCCACGAATCGGGTGAAGGCGCGGCGCGATCCATGCACCTGGCGCTTCGGAACGCCGGACTGGCCGTGGCCGAAATCGATTACATCAACGCCCATGGCACGTCCACGCCATTCAACGACCGCATCGAAACCCTGGCCATCAAAAAGGTCTTCGGGGATCATGCACACAGCCTGGCGATCAGCTCCACCAAATCGCTCGTCGGCCACCTCCTGGGCGCGTCCGGAGGGGTAGAGTTCATCGCGACTACGCTGTCCGTCGCCCGCGATTACGTCCATCCTACCATCAACTACGAGGAGCCC
- a CDS encoding sigma-70 family RNA polymerase sigma factor, producing the protein MPKSAQSEVNISRVGSRNSGDDRSLDTYLKEIRTIPVLNLEEEMALARDARNGVNGAINKLIQANLRFVVVVARQYQNQGLPLSDLINEGNIGLIKAAQRYDEHKGFKFISYAVWWVRQAIMQALAEQSRIFRLPLNRAEELRRINKVVRGLKQELGREPTTHEIAGKLSLDHRDVVDIMRTFSPHLSLDAPFSPGEEGRLLDVIEDTTIESPDTPVMEKSLKEEVVWALNTLTDREAAVIRSYFGINREKPMTLDEIGKQFGLTRERVRQIKERAIRRLRHTSRSVRLHAYMS; encoded by the coding sequence ATGCCCAAGTCCGCCCAGTCGGAAGTCAACATTTCCCGGGTTGGATCACGGAATTCCGGTGATGACCGGTCGCTCGATACCTACCTGAAAGAAATCAGGACCATACCGGTATTGAACCTGGAAGAGGAAATGGCGCTGGCGCGTGACGCGCGCAATGGGGTGAACGGCGCCATCAACAAGCTGATCCAGGCCAACCTGCGGTTCGTCGTCGTCGTGGCCAGGCAGTACCAGAACCAGGGCCTTCCGCTGTCCGACCTGATCAACGAGGGAAACATCGGCCTGATCAAGGCCGCCCAGCGCTACGACGAGCACAAGGGTTTCAAATTCATTTCCTACGCGGTCTGGTGGGTGCGGCAGGCGATCATGCAGGCCCTGGCCGAACAGTCCCGGATCTTCCGCCTTCCGTTGAACCGGGCCGAGGAACTGCGACGGATCAACAAGGTCGTACGGGGCCTGAAGCAGGAACTGGGCCGGGAGCCCACGACCCACGAAATCGCGGGCAAGTTGTCGCTGGACCACCGTGATGTAGTCGACATCATGCGGACGTTCAGTCCCCACCTTTCGCTCGACGCGCCTTTTTCACCGGGAGAAGAGGGGCGCCTGCTCGACGTAATCGAAGACACGACCATCGAGTCGCCGGATACGCCGGTCATGGAGAAGTCGCTCAAAGAAGAAGTGGTCTGGGCCCTCAATACGCTGACGGACCGCGAAGCCGCCGTGATCCGTTCCTATTTCGGGATCAACCGGGAAAAGCCGATGACTCTGGACGAAATCGGCAAGCAGTTCGGCCTGACCCGCGAAAGGGTGCGCCAGATCAAGGAACGGGCGATCCGGCGATTGCGTCATACGTCCCGCAGTGTCCGGCTGCACGCTTACATGAGTTGA
- the fabD gene encoding ACP S-malonyltransferase: protein MTQARIAFLFPGQASQYVGMGRDLHDRYPQVRSLYQQACEITGADIAGVSFDGPAETLKQTNYTQLAILAHSVAVASLLKAYGIEPDFVAGHSLGEYSALVTAGVLDFEESLHLVRLRSALMHEAGQRRRGTMAAVIGLTPREIDEVCRAACAEDEPVQPANYNAPVQTVIAGAVPAVQRAMDGARAAGAKRVVPLKVSGAFHSELMEYARHGLAEAIEKAPFARAETPVVANVTARAVTEPDEIRRLLIEQLTRPVRWAESMQTLADHGVDTVVEAGPGNVLTGLMKRMHRGIGVLNADKLADVTAVAETIGRPVADRLESR, encoded by the coding sequence ATGACCCAAGCCAGGATCGCCTTCTTGTTTCCGGGCCAGGCCTCGCAGTACGTCGGCATGGGCCGGGACCTGCACGACCGGTATCCGCAGGTTCGATCGCTTTACCAGCAGGCCTGCGAGATCACCGGCGCCGATATCGCCGGCGTCTCCTTCGACGGCCCCGCCGAAACCCTGAAGCAGACGAACTACACGCAACTGGCCATCCTGGCGCACAGCGTGGCGGTCGCATCCTTGCTGAAAGCGTATGGGATCGAACCGGATTTCGTCGCCGGCCACAGCCTGGGCGAGTATTCGGCGCTGGTGACGGCCGGCGTTCTCGATTTCGAGGAGTCGCTGCACCTGGTCCGACTGCGCAGTGCACTGATGCACGAGGCCGGGCAGCGCCGTCGGGGAACCATGGCGGCCGTGATCGGCCTTACTCCACGGGAGATCGACGAAGTCTGCCGGGCCGCCTGCGCGGAAGACGAACCCGTTCAACCGGCGAATTACAACGCACCGGTACAGACCGTCATCGCGGGCGCGGTGCCGGCCGTGCAGCGAGCGATGGACGGCGCTCGTGCGGCGGGTGCGAAGCGGGTCGTTCCGCTCAAGGTCAGCGGCGCCTTCCACTCCGAACTCATGGAATACGCACGCCACGGCCTTGCCGAGGCGATCGAAAAGGCCCCCTTTGCCCGCGCGGAAACGCCGGTGGTGGCCAACGTGACCGCCCGGGCCGTGACGGAGCCCGATGAAATCCGCCGCCTGCTGATCGAACAGCTGACCCGCCCCGTGCGCTGGGCGGAATCGATGCAGACGCTGGCCGATCACGGGGTGGACACCGTGGTGGAAGCAGGACCGGGCAACGTGCTCACGGGACTGATGAAGCGGATGCACCGCGGCATCGGCGTTCTGAACGCGGACAAACTCGCCGACGTCACGGCCGTGGCGGAAACGATCGGCCGTCCCGTGGCAGATCGGTTGGAATCGCGGTAA